A genomic stretch from Streptomyces sp. QL37 includes:
- a CDS encoding ribose-5-phosphate isomerase: protein MSEKLRIVVGSDDAGHTYKEALRKDLEASGLVATVTDVGVDADGHTAYPKVAIAAAEMVARGEADRALLVCGTGLGVAIAANKVKGVRAVTAHDSFSVERAVLSNNAQVLTFGQRVVGLELARRLAAEWLTYRFDEASASAAKVALMDDYENKQEAAA, encoded by the coding sequence ATGTCCGAGAAGCTCCGCATCGTCGTCGGCTCCGACGACGCCGGTCACACGTACAAGGAAGCCCTCAGGAAGGACCTGGAGGCCAGCGGCCTCGTCGCCACCGTCACCGATGTCGGGGTCGACGCGGACGGGCACACCGCCTACCCGAAGGTCGCCATCGCCGCCGCCGAGATGGTCGCCCGCGGCGAGGCCGACCGCGCCCTGCTGGTCTGCGGCACGGGCCTCGGCGTGGCCATCGCCGCCAACAAGGTCAAGGGCGTCCGGGCCGTCACCGCGCACGACTCCTTCTCCGTCGAGCGCGCGGTGCTCTCCAACAACGCCCAGGTCCTCACCTTCGGCCAGCGCGTCGTCGGCCTGGAGCTGGCCCGCCGGCTGGCCGCCGAGTGGCTGACGTACCGCTTCGACGAGGCGTCGGCGTCGGCCGCCAAGGTCGCGCTGATGGACGACTACGAGAACAAGCAGGAAGCCGCAGCCTGA
- a CDS encoding TetR/AcrR family transcriptional regulator C-terminal domain-containing protein codes for MTKKQAENPAPTRLGPDAVVRAGLELLDEKGADGLSIRGIADRLGVRMNTVLWHAKTKARLLELMADAILAGVPVEGLPGPWEPRVRELFHRYRRALLAHRDGARIVAGTYAAEPATLRFAELMVEALLAGGLREREAVWTAWTLVYFTLGLAQEEQALPDARGPAFARRLDAGEYPSLSRAAEHFEDASFDERFDYGISRILGV; via the coding sequence GTGACCAAGAAGCAAGCGGAGAATCCCGCGCCCACCCGGCTCGGCCCTGACGCGGTGGTGCGGGCGGGGCTGGAGCTGCTGGACGAGAAGGGCGCGGACGGGCTCTCGATCCGGGGCATCGCGGACCGGCTCGGCGTGCGGATGAACACCGTGCTCTGGCATGCGAAGACCAAGGCACGGCTGCTGGAGCTGATGGCGGACGCGATCCTGGCCGGGGTGCCGGTGGAGGGGCTGCCCGGGCCCTGGGAGCCCCGCGTCCGTGAGCTGTTCCACCGCTACCGCCGGGCTCTGCTCGCCCACCGGGACGGGGCCAGGATCGTGGCCGGGACGTACGCCGCCGAGCCCGCCACGCTCCGCTTCGCCGAGTTGATGGTCGAGGCGCTGCTGGCCGGCGGACTGCGGGAGCGGGAGGCGGTCTGGACGGCCTGGACCCTGGTCTACTTCACCCTCGGGCTGGCCCAGGAGGAGCAGGCGCTGCCGGACGCGAGGGGTCCGGCGTTCGCCCGGCGGCTGGACGCGGGGGAGTACCCGTCCCTGTCCCGGGCCGCCGAGCACTTCGAGGACGCCTCCTTCGACGAACGCTTCGACTACGGGATCTCCCGCATCCTCGGCGTGTGA
- a CDS encoding sugar phosphate isomerase/epimerase family protein, whose product MYGLSTYAFFWRISDRAPRPLSLQEMLAQTRELGGEVFQICDYALIESYDDEQLDTLRATAAGHGITLELGTRGVRTEHLATYLRIARRLGVTLVRSMLNTADHRPSVAEATTLLREAVPAYAAAGVTLGLETYEQVSTDDLLAVVRGVDSPNLGVVLDPGNSVARLERPVDVVDATAPYVVNIHVKDFSFSRRDGWVGFTFAGCLLGEGLLDYGDMIRKVGPDERGINQIVEHWLPWQGDFDETARLEDRWTRHSINTLLRSK is encoded by the coding sequence GTGTACGGCCTGAGCACCTACGCCTTCTTCTGGCGCATCTCGGACAGGGCCCCCCGCCCCCTCAGCCTCCAGGAGATGCTCGCGCAGACCCGGGAGCTGGGCGGCGAGGTCTTCCAGATCTGCGACTACGCGCTGATCGAGTCGTACGACGACGAGCAGCTCGACACCCTGCGCGCCACCGCCGCCGGCCACGGCATCACGCTGGAGCTGGGCACCAGGGGCGTACGCACGGAGCACCTGGCCACCTACCTCCGCATCGCGCGGCGCCTGGGCGTCACCCTGGTCCGCTCCATGCTGAACACGGCGGACCACCGGCCGTCCGTCGCGGAGGCCACCACGCTTCTGCGCGAAGCCGTACCCGCCTACGCGGCGGCCGGTGTCACGCTCGGCCTGGAGACCTACGAACAGGTCTCCACCGACGACCTGCTGGCCGTCGTACGCGGTGTGGACAGCCCGAACCTCGGCGTCGTCCTCGACCCGGGCAACAGCGTCGCCCGGCTGGAGCGCCCGGTGGACGTCGTCGACGCCACCGCCCCCTACGTGGTGAACATCCACGTCAAGGACTTCTCCTTCTCCCGCCGCGACGGCTGGGTCGGCTTCACCTTCGCCGGCTGCCTTCTCGGCGAGGGCCTCCTCGACTACGGCGACATGATCCGCAAGGTCGGTCCCGACGAGCGTGGCATCAACCAGATCGTGGAGCACTGGCTCCCCTGGCAGGGCGATTTCGACGAAACCGCCCGCCTGGAGGACCGGTGGACCCGGCACAGCATCAACACCCTTCTGAGGAGCAAGTAA
- a CDS encoding phosphogluconate dehydrogenase C-terminal domain-containing protein: MATGSRTVAVIGAAGKMGQRVSDNLVKSDFTTLFAENSPKGQELIRELGRELTDGADAAAQADVVILAVPDVVLGTVSEQLVPVMKPGAILLTLDPAAAYAGLLTRRADVHNAVAHPCHPSVFLERTTKEEWADTFGGIAAPQEVVASFEPAAESADPAVQELAEAVISTMYAPVVEVHWVTVKQLAVLEPTLVETIACMVGALLTEALHETVHTVGVPEKAARAMLLGHTQVALANTLKGSNPFSDACLIAMDYGRESIVREDWKNVFKDDELDKVITRMLKIKEIRR, translated from the coding sequence ATGGCCACCGGATCCAGGACCGTCGCCGTCATCGGGGCCGCAGGCAAGATGGGCCAGCGCGTCTCCGACAACCTGGTCAAGAGCGACTTCACCACTCTCTTCGCCGAGAACTCCCCCAAGGGGCAGGAGCTGATCCGTGAGCTCGGCCGCGAGCTGACGGACGGCGCCGACGCCGCCGCGCAGGCCGACGTCGTGATCCTCGCCGTCCCGGACGTCGTGCTCGGCACGGTCTCCGAGCAGCTCGTCCCGGTCATGAAGCCCGGCGCGATCCTGCTGACCCTGGACCCGGCCGCCGCGTACGCCGGTCTGCTGACCCGCCGCGCGGACGTGCACAACGCCGTGGCGCACCCCTGTCACCCGTCGGTGTTCCTGGAGCGCACGACGAAGGAGGAGTGGGCGGACACCTTCGGCGGCATCGCCGCCCCGCAGGAGGTCGTCGCCTCCTTCGAGCCGGCGGCCGAGTCCGCCGACCCGGCGGTCCAGGAGCTGGCCGAAGCGGTCATCAGCACCATGTACGCCCCGGTCGTCGAGGTGCACTGGGTGACGGTCAAGCAGCTCGCGGTCCTGGAGCCGACCCTCGTCGAGACGATCGCCTGCATGGTCGGCGCCCTGCTGACCGAGGCCCTCCACGAGACGGTCCACACGGTGGGCGTCCCGGAGAAGGCGGCCCGCGCGATGCTGCTCGGCCACACGCAGGTCGCACTGGCCAACACGCTCAAGGGCTCGAACCCGTTCTCCGACGCGTGCCTGATCGCGATGGACTACGGCCGCGAGTCCATCGTCCGCGAGGACTGGAAGAACGTCTTCAAGGACGACGAACTCGACAAGGTCATCACGCGGATGCTCAAGATCAAGGAGATCAGGCGCTGA
- a CDS encoding LLM class F420-dependent oxidoreductase, translating into MRIATTIFLTDETITPVRLARELEQRGFAGLYLPEHTHIPVSRETPYPAGGELPPEYGRTLDPFVALGQAAAVTERLALGTGITLIAQHDPIDLAKQAATLDHLSGGRFTLGVGFGWNVEEAADHGVEWSTRRALGSERLALMRALWADEPTAYEGEFGSVRASHAYPKPVQAPRGPVNGPRTLIGGAAGPKLFARIAQDADGWLPIGGRGLSESVPKLRAAWEEAGRDPEQLQVVPYAVRPSPGKLAYYADLGVDEVVLQLPPAGEAEVLRALDAYAAHL; encoded by the coding sequence ATGCGGATCGCCACAACGATCTTCCTCACCGACGAGACGATCACGCCGGTCCGGCTCGCTCGCGAGCTGGAACAGCGGGGGTTCGCCGGGCTGTATCTGCCCGAGCACACCCACATCCCCGTGAGCCGGGAGACCCCGTATCCGGCGGGCGGTGAACTGCCGCCCGAGTACGGCCGCACCCTCGACCCCTTCGTCGCCCTGGGGCAGGCGGCCGCCGTCACCGAACGGCTGGCACTCGGCACCGGCATCACGCTGATCGCCCAGCACGACCCCATCGACCTGGCGAAGCAGGCCGCCACGCTCGACCACCTCTCCGGCGGCAGGTTCACGCTCGGCGTCGGCTTCGGCTGGAACGTGGAGGAAGCCGCCGACCACGGCGTGGAGTGGTCGACCCGGCGCGCCCTCGGCAGCGAGCGGCTGGCCCTGATGCGCGCCCTCTGGGCGGACGAACCTACCGCGTACGAGGGTGAGTTCGGCTCGGTCCGGGCGAGCCACGCCTACCCGAAGCCGGTGCAGGCGCCGCGCGGCCCGGTGAACGGCCCGCGCACCCTCATCGGCGGGGCGGCGGGACCGAAGCTGTTCGCGCGGATCGCCCAGGACGCGGACGGCTGGCTGCCCATCGGCGGGCGCGGGCTGTCGGAGTCCGTGCCGAAGCTGCGCGCGGCCTGGGAGGAGGCCGGCCGCGACCCGGAGCAGCTCCAGGTGGTGCCCTACGCCGTCCGGCCCTCCCCGGGAAAGCTGGCGTACTACGCGGATCTCGGTGTGGACGAGGTCGTCCTGCAACTGCCCCCGGCGGGGGAGGCGGAGGTGCTGCGCGCCCTGGACGCGTACGCCGCCCATCTGTGA
- a CDS encoding triose-phosphate isomerase family protein — protein MPAQNRPQVTIGVSLKMYFGHHETLNWARSIADLGARHPAVTSGTAELFVLPAFPALVPVTGILAGTEVRTGAQDLATEDSGPYTGEVSGAHLHEIGARYAEVGHAERRRLFGEGDTVVAAKTAAALRNGLTPVLCVGELDQVSPAEAATRTVAEAERVLATAAHDGPLAPVVLAYEPQWAIGAPRPASPEHIRTVCEALTAWLATQPSLSGSRVIYGGSAGPGLLTELGPCVDGLFLGRFAHDPAAVERILDEAREGAATCTA, from the coding sequence ATGCCCGCGCAGAACCGCCCCCAGGTCACGATCGGGGTGAGCCTGAAGATGTACTTCGGCCACCACGAGACCCTCAACTGGGCCCGCAGCATCGCGGATCTGGGCGCCCGGCACCCGGCCGTCACCAGCGGCACGGCCGAGCTGTTCGTGCTGCCCGCCTTCCCCGCGCTCGTCCCGGTCACCGGCATCCTCGCCGGTACGGAGGTGCGGACCGGGGCGCAGGACCTGGCGACCGAGGACTCCGGTCCGTACACCGGCGAGGTCAGCGGCGCGCACCTGCACGAGATCGGGGCCCGCTACGCCGAGGTCGGGCACGCCGAGCGCCGTCGGCTCTTCGGCGAGGGCGACACGGTCGTCGCCGCCAAGACGGCCGCCGCTCTGCGCAACGGGCTGACCCCGGTCCTCTGCGTCGGCGAACTCGACCAGGTCTCCCCCGCCGAGGCGGCCACCCGCACGGTCGCCGAGGCCGAACGCGTCCTGGCGACGGCGGCCCACGACGGCCCCCTCGCCCCGGTCGTCCTCGCATACGAACCGCAGTGGGCCATCGGCGCCCCCCGCCCCGCCTCGCCGGAGCACATCCGCACGGTCTGCGAGGCCCTCACGGCCTGGCTCGCCACCCAGCCCTCCCTGTCCGGCAGCCGCGTGATCTACGGCGGCAGCGCGGGCCCGGGTCTGCTGACCGAGCTGGGCCCGTGCGTCGACGGTCTGTTCCTCGGCCGCTTCGCCCACGACCCGGCAGCGGTGGAACGCATCCTCGACGAGGCGCGGGAAGGGGCCGCCACGTGTACGGCCTGA
- a CDS encoding penicillin-binding protein 2, whose protein sequence is MNRPLRHIAIFCGLLMLALLIRTNWLQYAQSEELATHEHNRRVKITQFATPRGDIIVGGKAITGSKEVEGTDFKYQRTFKQGAMYAPVTGYASQAQGMSLLENTYDSILSGQDERFAFRHAKDILTGEERRGGDVITTIDPEAQEAAYKGLTDLDARGAVVALEPSTGKVLALVSTPSYDPSVFAGNSFKEGDKFQALVDDKGKPLANRPLRETFPPGSTFKILTAAAALEHGVVTDVDARTDAVSPYPLPLSSSKISSEAGDAVCNKASMKTAMQYSCNNVFLDAALKVGDKGMRETAEKFGFNADVYSEAFGDMLATKSLYPEKLDKPGTALTGMGQGSLTSTPMQMAMVTAALANDGKLMQPYIVDKLQGPDLSILEEHSPQQKSEAVSEETAKKVQEMMEFTAKEGSAKRALIDGVTVGGKTGTAQRGDDVSKEVPYGWFVSYGKNADGRSVAVAVFIDPTAMDISRSDISGGGLGGPIAKDVMKAVLAK, encoded by the coding sequence ATGAACAGGCCGTTGCGGCACATAGCGATTTTCTGCGGGCTGCTGATGCTGGCCCTGCTGATACGGACCAACTGGCTCCAGTACGCGCAGAGCGAGGAGCTGGCCACCCACGAGCACAACCGCCGGGTCAAGATCACCCAGTTCGCCACCCCGCGTGGGGACATCATCGTGGGCGGCAAGGCGATCACGGGGTCGAAGGAGGTCGAGGGGACCGACTTCAAGTACCAGCGGACGTTCAAGCAGGGCGCGATGTACGCCCCCGTCACCGGCTACGCCTCCCAGGCGCAGGGCATGTCCCTCCTGGAGAACACGTACGACAGCATCCTCAGCGGCCAGGACGAGCGCTTCGCCTTCCGGCACGCCAAGGACATCCTCACCGGTGAGGAGCGGCGCGGTGGCGATGTGATCACCACCATCGACCCGGAGGCGCAGGAGGCGGCCTACAAGGGCCTGACCGACCTGGACGCCCGGGGCGCCGTCGTCGCCCTCGAACCGTCGACCGGCAAGGTCCTCGCCCTGGTCTCGACACCCTCGTACGACCCCTCGGTCTTCGCCGGCAACTCCTTCAAGGAGGGCGACAAGTTCCAGGCCCTGGTCGACGACAAGGGCAAGCCGCTGGCCAACCGGCCGCTTCGCGAGACCTTCCCGCCCGGCTCCACCTTCAAGATCCTCACGGCTGCCGCCGCCCTGGAGCACGGCGTCGTCACGGACGTCGACGCCCGTACCGACGCGGTCTCGCCCTACCCGCTGCCGCTGTCGTCGAGCAAGATCAGCAGCGAGGCCGGCGACGCGGTCTGCAACAAGGCATCGATGAAGACGGCCATGCAGTACTCCTGCAACAACGTCTTCCTGGACGCCGCCCTCAAGGTGGGCGACAAGGGGATGCGCGAGACGGCCGAGAAGTTCGGCTTCAACGCGGACGTCTACTCGGAGGCCTTCGGCGACATGCTCGCCACCAAGAGCCTCTACCCCGAGAAGCTCGACAAGCCCGGCACCGCCCTCACCGGCATGGGCCAGGGCAGCCTCACGAGCACCCCGATGCAGATGGCGATGGTCACGGCGGCCCTCGCCAACGACGGCAAGCTGATGCAGCCGTACATCGTCGACAAGCTGCAGGGGCCGGACCTGTCCATCCTGGAGGAGCACAGCCCGCAGCAGAAGAGCGAGGCGGTCTCCGAGGAGACGGCGAAGAAGGTCCAGGAAATGATGGAGTTCACCGCCAAGGAGGGCAGTGCGAAGCGTGCCCTGATCGACGGGGTGACGGTGGGCGGCAAGACGGGTACGGCCCAGCGGGGTGACGACGTCAGCAAGGAGGTGCCGTACGGCTGGTTCGTGTCGTACGGCAAGAACGCCGACGGCCGGTCCGTCGCGGTGGCGGTCTTCATCGACCCGACGGCGATGGACATCTCCCGCTCGGACATCTCCGGCGGCGGCCTGGGCGGCCCGATCGCGAAGGACGTCATGAAGGCGGTCCTCGCGAAGTAA